One genomic region from Salinicola endophyticus encodes:
- a CDS encoding homoserine O-acetyltransferase, whose protein sequence is MSASFPPDSVGLVTPQTATFETPLPLACGKTLARFELVYETYGTLNAERSNAVLICHALSGHHHAAGYHGADERKPGWWDAYIGPGKVIDTDRFFVVSLNNLGGCHGSTGPGSVNPETGRLWGPTFPVLTVADWVHSQARLADHLGINRFAAVVGGSLGGMQALQWTIAYPERVANAVVIAATPRLSAQNIAFNEVARQAIRSDPDFFDGWYAEREAIPKLGLKLARMIGHITYLSEHSMGSRFGRDLRSDQLNFGYDVEFQVESYLRHQGDTFSTRFDANTYLLMTKALDYFDPAGQHDGNLAAALAPVACPYLVISFTTDWRFAPARSRELVDALLRAGKAVSYVNVDSPHGHDAFLLPNDHYQAVFGSFMQRVYADICGESR, encoded by the coding sequence ATGTCCGCTTCCTTCCCGCCCGACTCGGTCGGCCTGGTCACGCCCCAGACCGCGACCTTCGAAACGCCGCTGCCGCTCGCCTGCGGCAAGACGCTGGCGCGCTTCGAGCTGGTCTACGAGACCTACGGCACGCTCAACGCCGAGCGCAGCAACGCCGTGCTCATCTGCCATGCGCTCTCCGGCCACCACCACGCCGCCGGCTACCATGGCGCCGACGAGCGCAAGCCCGGCTGGTGGGATGCCTATATCGGCCCCGGCAAGGTGATCGACACCGACCGCTTCTTCGTCGTCTCGCTCAACAACCTCGGCGGCTGCCACGGCAGCACCGGGCCGGGCAGCGTCAATCCCGAGACCGGACGGCTGTGGGGGCCGACCTTTCCGGTACTCACCGTGGCCGACTGGGTGCATAGCCAGGCGCGCCTGGCCGACCATCTCGGCATCAACCGCTTCGCCGCAGTGGTCGGCGGCAGCCTCGGCGGCATGCAGGCGCTGCAGTGGACGATCGCCTACCCTGAGCGGGTCGCCAACGCGGTGGTGATCGCCGCCACGCCGCGCCTCTCGGCCCAGAACATCGCCTTCAACGAGGTCGCGCGCCAGGCGATCCGTTCCGACCCCGACTTCTTCGACGGCTGGTACGCCGAACGCGAGGCGATCCCCAAGCTGGGGCTGAAGCTGGCACGCATGATCGGCCACATCACCTATCTCTCGGAACACTCGATGGGCTCGCGCTTCGGCCGCGACCTGCGCAGCGACCAGCTCAACTTCGGCTATGACGTCGAGTTCCAGGTCGAGTCCTATCTGCGCCATCAGGGCGACACCTTCTCGACCCGCTTCGACGCCAACACCTACCTGCTGATGACCAAGGCGCTGGACTACTTCGACCCCGCCGGCCAGCACGACGGCAATCTCGCCGCGGCGCTGGCCCCGGTCGCCTGCCCCTATCTGGTGATCAGCTTCACCACCGACTGGCGCTTCGCCCCGGCGCGCTCGCGCGAGCTGGTCGACGCCCTGCTGCGCGCGGGCAAGGCGGTGAGCTACGTCAACGTCGACTCGCCCCACGGGCACGACGCCTTCCTGCTGCCCAACGACCACTACCAGGCGGTGTTCGGTAGCTTCATGCAGCGGGTTTATGCCGATATTTGCGGGGAGAGTCGCTGA
- a CDS encoding YggT family protein produces the protein MGSHLGSAGLMLVNSLASIYLFVLMLRFLLQFSQADYYNPMSQGIVKATQPVVAPLQKFLRPLGRIDIATLFAGFLLKAIVIIAIFQFAGFGMPPLQGILLASIAGVLNAILKIYFFALIIMIILSWVAPRASHPGALLVMQIVEPIMAPVRRVIPPLGMIDLSPIVVFIAINLLDSLLVGALARAAGLPGALVGF, from the coding sequence ATGGGCAGTCATCTCGGAAGCGCCGGTCTGATGCTGGTCAACAGCCTCGCCAGCATCTACCTCTTCGTCCTCATGCTGCGCTTCTTGCTGCAGTTCTCGCAGGCGGACTACTACAACCCCATGAGCCAGGGGATCGTCAAGGCGACCCAGCCGGTGGTGGCGCCGCTGCAGAAGTTCCTGCGCCCGCTCGGGCGTATCGACATCGCCACCCTGTTCGCCGGTTTTCTGCTCAAGGCGATCGTGATCATCGCCATCTTCCAGTTCGCCGGCTTCGGCATGCCGCCACTGCAGGGCATCCTGCTCGCGTCCATCGCCGGGGTGCTCAACGCCATTCTGAAGATCTACTTCTTCGCCCTGATCATCATGATCATCCTGAGCTGGGTGGCCCCGCGCGCGAGCCATCCCGGCGCGCTGCTGGTGATGCAGATCGTCGAGCCGATCATGGCACCGGTGCGCCGGGTCATCCCGCCGCTGGGCATGATCGATCTGTCGCCTATCGTGGTCTTCATCGCCATCAACCTGCTCGACAGCCTGCTGGTCGGCGCGCTCGCTCGCGCCGCCGGTCTGCCGGGCGCCCTGGTCGGATTCTGA
- the proC gene encoding pyrroline-5-carboxylate reductase, with the protein MTDSSQASHITFIGAGNMASAIFGGMLDSGYPAAAITATSRSQERLDAIAAQYPVHTTRDNLAAVATADVVVLAVKPQMMRELCLSLRDAVQARRPLIVSVAAGLEAATLEQWLGGELAVIRCMPNTPSLVGAGASGLYANARVDAAQRSLASELLGAVGLVEWVEEEAQIDAVTAVSGSGPAYCFLFMESLEAAGTALGLAPESARRLALQTVYGAAKMARESEFEPAELRRRVTSPNGTTERAIQSFQDAELARIVATAAEAAAERARELSRELSQN; encoded by the coding sequence ATGACCGACTCATCCCAGGCCAGCCACATCACCTTCATCGGTGCCGGCAACATGGCCAGCGCCATCTTCGGCGGCATGCTCGACAGCGGCTATCCGGCCGCCGCCATCACCGCCACCTCGCGCAGCCAGGAGCGCCTCGACGCCATCGCCGCGCAGTACCCGGTCCACACCACCCGTGACAACCTCGCCGCCGTCGCCACGGCCGACGTGGTGGTGCTCGCGGTCAAGCCGCAGATGATGCGCGAGCTGTGTCTATCCCTGCGTGACGCGGTGCAAGCGCGCCGCCCGCTGATCGTATCGGTGGCCGCCGGGCTCGAGGCGGCCACGCTGGAGCAGTGGCTGGGCGGCGAGCTGGCCGTGATACGCTGCATGCCCAACACCCCGTCACTGGTCGGCGCCGGCGCCAGCGGCCTCTACGCCAACGCCCGCGTCGACGCCGCCCAGCGCAGTCTGGCGAGCGAACTGCTGGGGGCGGTGGGACTGGTCGAGTGGGTCGAGGAGGAGGCGCAGATCGATGCCGTGACCGCCGTCTCCGGCAGCGGCCCGGCCTACTGCTTCCTGTTCATGGAGTCGCTGGAAGCCGCCGGCACCGCGCTGGGGCTGGCGCCGGAGAGCGCGCGCCGGCTGGCCCTGCAGACAGTCTATGGCGCGGCCAAGATGGCGCGCGAAAGCGAGTTCGAACCGGCCGAGCTGCGCCGCCGCGTCACCTCGCCCAATGGCACCACCGAGCGCGCCATCCAGAGCTTCCAGGATGCCGAGCTCGCACGCATCGTGGCCACCGCCGCCGAGGCCGCCGCAGAGCGCGCCCGCGAGCTGTCACGCGAACTGAGCCAGAACTGA
- a CDS encoding YggS family pyridoxal phosphate-dependent enzyme yields the protein MPEASVPQSLHAANQRLQTALQAAGRPAQAARILAVSKTKPAVMLRQAYDAGQRAFGENYLQEALEKQAQLAALDDIEWHFIGALQSNKTRDVAEHFAWVHSVEREKIARRLSDQRPPTLAPLNVCLQLNVSGEASKAGVDVEALPALAEALLALPNLRLRGLMALPAPSDDPARQREAFRAVREAFEALRSRFPEAPLDTLSMGMSGDLEAAVAEGATLVRLGTALFGSRPPAGARP from the coding sequence ATGCCAGAAGCGTCGGTGCCCCAGTCCCTTCACGCGGCCAACCAGCGTCTGCAGACCGCCCTGCAGGCCGCAGGACGCCCCGCGCAGGCGGCCCGTATCCTGGCCGTCAGCAAGACCAAGCCTGCTGTCATGCTGCGTCAGGCATATGACGCCGGTCAACGCGCGTTCGGCGAGAACTACCTGCAGGAGGCGCTGGAGAAGCAGGCCCAACTGGCCGCGCTCGACGATATCGAGTGGCATTTCATCGGCGCCCTGCAGTCGAACAAGACCCGTGACGTCGCCGAGCACTTCGCCTGGGTCCACAGCGTCGAGCGCGAGAAGATCGCGCGCCGGCTGTCGGACCAGCGCCCGCCGACGCTCGCCCCGCTCAATGTCTGTCTGCAGCTCAATGTCAGCGGCGAGGCGAGCAAGGCCGGCGTCGACGTCGAGGCGCTGCCGGCCCTGGCCGAGGCGCTGCTGGCGCTGCCCAATCTGCGCCTGCGTGGATTGATGGCGCTGCCGGCGCCGAGCGACGACCCGGCCCGTCAGCGCGAGGCCTTCCGCGCCGTGCGCGAGGCCTTCGAGGCGCTGCGCAGCCGCTTCCCCGAGGCGCCGCTGGACACCCTGTCGATGGGCATGAGCGGTGACCTCGAGGCTGCCGTCGCCGAAGGCGCCACGCTGGTACGCCTGGGTACCGCCCTCTTCGGCAGCCGCCCTCCCGCCGGCGCCCGGCCGTGA
- a CDS encoding type IV pilus twitching motility protein PilT: MDITELLAFSAKQDASDLHLSAGLPPMIRVDGDMRRLNVPALDDSQVRRLIYDVMNDRQRRDFEADLEADFSFEVNGVARFRVNVFTQGRGAGAVFRVIPSLVRSLEELDLGEVFRRLAMLPRGLVLVTGPTGSGKSTTLAAMIDYINSHRQEHILTIEDPIEFVHQSKRCLINQREVHRDTKGFAPALRSALREDPDVILVGELRDLETVRLALTAAETGHLVFATLHTTSAAKTIDRIIDVFPGEEKGMVRSMLSESLQGVISQTLLKRAGEGGGRVAAHEILVANSAIRNLIREGKVAQMYSAMQTGGNLGMQTLDTALARLIADGVVSRQEAQAKSRGGFEG; the protein is encoded by the coding sequence ATGGATATTACCGAACTGCTGGCGTTCTCGGCAAAGCAAGACGCCTCGGACCTGCACCTCTCGGCGGGTCTGCCGCCGATGATTCGCGTCGATGGCGACATGCGGCGCCTCAATGTGCCAGCGCTCGACGATAGCCAGGTTCGGCGGCTTATCTACGATGTGATGAACGATCGTCAGCGGCGCGACTTCGAGGCCGATCTGGAAGCCGATTTCTCGTTCGAGGTGAACGGGGTCGCTCGCTTCCGGGTCAATGTCTTCACCCAGGGGCGCGGTGCCGGCGCGGTGTTCCGAGTCATTCCCAGCCTCGTGCGCTCGCTCGAGGAGCTCGATCTGGGCGAGGTGTTCCGCCGCCTGGCGATGCTGCCGCGGGGCCTGGTGCTGGTCACCGGCCCGACCGGTTCGGGCAAGAGCACCACGCTGGCGGCGATGATCGACTACATCAACAGTCACCGCCAGGAGCATATTCTCACCATCGAGGACCCGATCGAGTTCGTCCACCAGAGCAAGCGCTGTCTGATCAACCAGCGTGAGGTGCATCGTGACACCAAGGGTTTCGCGCCAGCGCTACGCTCGGCGCTGCGCGAGGACCCCGATGTGATCCTGGTCGGAGAGCTGCGTGACCTGGAGACGGTGCGTCTGGCGCTGACCGCCGCCGAGACCGGGCATCTGGTCTTCGCCACCCTGCACACGACCTCGGCGGCCAAGACCATCGATCGCATCATCGATGTCTTCCCCGGAGAGGAGAAGGGTATGGTGCGGTCGATGCTGTCTGAGTCACTGCAGGGCGTGATCTCGCAGACGCTGCTCAAGCGTGCAGGTGAGGGTGGGGGGCGTGTCGCGGCGCACGAGATCCTCGTCGCCAACTCGGCGATCCGCAATCTGATCCGCGAAGGCAAGGTGGCACAGATGTACTCGGCGATGCAGACCGGCGGCAATCTGGGCATGCAGACCCTGGATACGGCGCTCGCCCGACTGATCGCCGATGGCGTGGTGTCGCGTCAGGAGGCACAGGCCAAATCCCGAGGGGGATTCGAGGGCTAA
- a CDS encoding PilT/PilU family type 4a pilus ATPase produces the protein MTPHQWFEQLLDIMIAKQASDLLISTGAPPCLKLDGKLVALGDVPLRPEQVRELVATTLPQGGREDFEREREANFALSLSGKGRFRVSAFFQRSQQAMVVRRIAYDIPALESLGLPEAVASLPTIRRGLVLVVGGTGSGKSTTLASMIQHRNRTSGGHIICIEDPIEYMHPHQRGIINQREVGIDTESYEIGLRNALRQAPDVIVIGEIRSRDTMELALAFAETGHLCLATLHANNADQAVERILNLFPAERHDQIWMDLSLNLRAVVAQQLLPRRDGEGRCLATEVMLQSPLISELIRRGEISELKPLIRRSRELGMQTFDQSLYALYSQGLIGEHVALSHADSANDLRMLIKYGEAGASGEVGGEAGEGQFTLADDD, from the coding sequence ATGACGCCGCACCAATGGTTTGAACAGCTTCTCGATATCATGATTGCCAAGCAGGCCTCTGACCTGCTGATTTCCACCGGCGCGCCGCCTTGTCTCAAGCTCGACGGCAAGCTGGTCGCGCTGGGTGATGTGCCGCTGCGACCCGAACAGGTGCGTGAGCTGGTGGCGACCACGCTGCCCCAGGGAGGGCGCGAGGATTTCGAGCGCGAGCGCGAGGCCAACTTTGCGCTCAGCCTGAGCGGCAAGGGGCGGTTCCGGGTCAGCGCCTTCTTCCAGCGCAGCCAGCAGGCGATGGTGGTGCGCCGCATCGCCTATGACATCCCGGCACTCGAGAGTCTGGGGCTACCCGAGGCGGTGGCCTCGCTGCCGACCATCCGACGCGGTTTGGTACTGGTGGTCGGGGGAACCGGCAGCGGCAAGTCGACCACCCTGGCGTCGATGATCCAGCACCGCAACCGCACCAGCGGCGGACATATCATCTGCATCGAAGACCCGATCGAGTACATGCATCCGCATCAGCGCGGGATTATCAATCAGCGCGAGGTGGGCATCGACACCGAGTCCTACGAGATCGGACTCAGGAATGCGCTGCGTCAGGCGCCGGACGTGATCGTGATCGGTGAGATCCGCAGCCGCGACACCATGGAGCTGGCGCTCGCCTTCGCCGAGACCGGGCATCTGTGTCTCGCCACGCTCCACGCCAACAATGCCGACCAGGCGGTGGAGCGGATCCTCAATCTGTTCCCGGCCGAGCGCCATGACCAGATATGGATGGATCTGTCGCTCAACCTGCGCGCGGTCGTGGCCCAGCAGCTGCTGCCGCGGCGCGATGGCGAGGGGCGCTGTCTGGCCACCGAAGTGATGCTGCAGTCGCCGCTGATCAGTGAGCTGATCCGGCGTGGCGAGATCAGTGAACTCAAGCCGCTGATTCGGCGCTCGCGGGAGCTGGGCATGCAGACCTTCGACCAGTCGCTCTACGCTCTCTATAGCCAGGGCCTGATCGGCGAGCACGTTGCGCTGTCGCACGCCGACTCCGCCAACGATCTGCGCATGCTGATCAAGTATGGCGAGGCCGGCGCATCGGGTGAGGTCGGCGGCGAGGCTGGAGAAGGCCAGTTCACTCTGGCCGATGACGACTGA
- the tyrS gene encoding tyrosine--tRNA ligase: MSEVAEALALIKRGTQEILVEEELVKKLESGRKLRIKAGFDPTAPDLHLGHSVLLTKMRQFQDLGHEVIFLIGDFTGRIGDPTGKNVTRKPLTEEEVKANAQTYREQVFKILDPAKTEVRFNAEWFGQMSAADMIELAAQSTVARMLERDDFEKRYRAGQSISIHEFLYPLVQGYDSVALEADVELGGTDQKFNLLMGREIQKHFGREPQVVITMPLLEGLDGVNKMSKSLNNYVGVDDAPGVMFNKLVSMPDSLMWRYFELLSLKSNDEIEAIRRDIEQGANPRDIKMTLARELIARYHGDEAAANAHRSAGNQLADGELPEDLPEVEVSFDGVAEAPIAAVLNRADLATNSAQAKDMLKNGRVKVDGEVVAPSALLATGKSYIIQAGKKRYARVTLG; encoded by the coding sequence ATGAGCGAGGTCGCCGAGGCGCTGGCACTGATCAAGCGGGGCACGCAGGAAATCCTGGTCGAGGAGGAGCTGGTCAAGAAGCTTGAGTCGGGCCGCAAGCTGCGTATCAAGGCCGGATTCGACCCCACGGCACCCGACCTGCACCTGGGGCACAGCGTGCTGCTGACCAAGATGCGCCAGTTCCAGGACCTGGGTCATGAAGTGATCTTCCTCATCGGTGACTTCACCGGACGTATCGGCGACCCCACCGGCAAGAACGTCACCCGCAAGCCGCTCACCGAAGAGGAGGTCAAGGCCAACGCTCAGACCTACCGTGAGCAGGTGTTCAAGATCCTCGATCCGGCCAAGACCGAGGTGCGCTTCAACGCCGAGTGGTTCGGCCAGATGTCGGCGGCGGACATGATCGAACTCGCCGCCCAGAGCACCGTGGCGCGCATGCTCGAGCGCGACGACTTCGAGAAGCGCTACCGCGCAGGGCAGTCGATCTCGATCCACGAGTTTCTCTATCCTCTGGTCCAGGGCTACGATTCGGTCGCTCTCGAGGCGGACGTCGAGCTCGGCGGCACCGATCAGAAGTTCAATCTGCTGATGGGACGCGAGATCCAGAAGCACTTCGGTCGCGAGCCGCAGGTGGTCATCACCATGCCGCTGCTCGAAGGGCTGGATGGCGTCAACAAGATGTCCAAGTCGCTCAACAACTATGTCGGCGTGGACGACGCACCCGGGGTGATGTTCAACAAGCTGGTGTCGATGCCCGACAGCCTGATGTGGCGCTACTTCGAACTGCTGTCGCTGAAGTCCAACGACGAGATCGAGGCGATTCGCCGCGACATCGAGCAGGGGGCCAATCCGCGCGACATCAAGATGACCCTGGCGCGTGAACTGATCGCGCGCTACCACGGCGACGAGGCAGCGGCCAATGCCCACCGGTCCGCCGGCAACCAGCTGGCGGACGGCGAGCTGCCCGAAGACCTGCCCGAGGTCGAGGTGAGCTTCGACGGCGTAGCCGAGGCCCCGATCGCCGCCGTGCTCAACCGCGCCGACCTGGCCACCAACAGCGCCCAGGCCAAGGATATGCTCAAGAACGGTCGGGTGAAGGTCGATGGCGAGGTGGTTGCGCCGAGTGCCCTGCTG